In Nocardioides cavernae, a single genomic region encodes these proteins:
- the rhaI gene encoding L-rhamnose isomerase, with translation MTSFSTISDRLGELAIEVPSWAYGNSGTRFKVFGTPGTPRTVEEKIADAAAVHRFTGLAPTVALHIPWDEVDDYAALSAYAKEQGVALGTINSNTFQDDDYKLGALTHTDPRVRQKAIDHHFACIEVMHQTGSQDLKIWLAEGTNYPGQGDMRARQDRLAEGLRTIYDRLAEDQRLVLEYKFFEPAFYHTDVPDWGTSYAHVAALGDRAKVCLDTGHHAPGTNIEFIVAQLLRLGKLGSFDFNSRFYADDDLIVGAADPFQLFRIMVEVIRGGGFGTESDVALMLDQCHNIEDKIPGQIRSVLNVQEMTARALLLDTEALDEARSAGDVLRANEIFMDAFYTDVRRDLAAWREERGLPADPMRAYLESGYQQQIEADRVGGSQAGWN, from the coding sequence ATGACCAGCTTCTCCACCATCAGCGACCGGCTCGGCGAACTCGCGATCGAGGTGCCGTCCTGGGCCTACGGCAACTCCGGCACCCGCTTCAAGGTGTTCGGCACCCCCGGCACCCCGCGCACCGTCGAGGAGAAGATCGCCGACGCCGCGGCCGTGCACCGCTTCACCGGCCTCGCGCCCACCGTGGCGCTCCACATCCCGTGGGACGAGGTCGACGACTACGCCGCGCTGTCGGCGTACGCCAAGGAGCAGGGCGTCGCGCTCGGCACGATCAACTCGAACACCTTCCAGGACGACGACTACAAGCTCGGCGCGCTGACCCACACCGACCCGCGGGTGCGGCAGAAGGCGATCGACCACCACTTCGCCTGCATCGAGGTGATGCACCAGACCGGCTCGCAGGACCTGAAGATCTGGCTCGCCGAGGGCACCAACTACCCCGGCCAGGGCGACATGCGCGCCCGCCAGGACCGGCTCGCCGAGGGCCTGCGCACGATCTACGACCGGCTCGCCGAGGACCAGCGGCTGGTGCTCGAGTACAAGTTCTTCGAGCCGGCGTTCTACCACACCGACGTCCCGGACTGGGGCACGTCGTACGCCCACGTGGCCGCCCTCGGTGACCGCGCCAAGGTGTGCCTCGACACCGGCCACCACGCGCCCGGCACCAACATCGAGTTCATCGTGGCGCAGCTGCTGCGCCTCGGGAAGCTCGGCTCGTTCGACTTCAACAGCCGCTTCTACGCCGACGACGACCTCATCGTCGGTGCGGCCGACCCGTTCCAGCTGTTCCGGATCATGGTCGAGGTGATCCGCGGTGGCGGCTTCGGCACCGAGAGCGACGTCGCGCTGATGCTCGACCAGTGCCACAACATCGAGGACAAGATCCCCGGCCAGATCCGCTCCGTGCTCAACGTCCAGGAGATGACCGCCCGCGCGCTGCTCCTCGACACCGAGGCCCTCGACGAGGCGCGGTCCGCCGGCGACGTGCTGCGTGCCAACGAGATCTTCATGGACGCCTTCTACACCGACGTACGCCGTGACCTCGCGGCCTGGCGCGAGGAGCGCGGCCTGCCGGCCGACCCGATGCGCGCCTACCTCGAGTCGGGCTACCAGCAGCAGATCGAGGCCGACCGCGTCGGCGGCTCGCAAGCCGGCTGGAACTGA
- a CDS encoding L-rhamnose mutarotase, whose protein sequence is MHRACFTLQVRTDRMDEYVERHAAVWPEMLRALHDTGWTNYSLFLREDGLLVGYLETPDLAAAQEGMARTDVNARWQAEMAEFFVDLDLPPDQGFWQLAEVFHLEDQLAAHTPTSTATDSPTPTAQDPS, encoded by the coding sequence ATGCACCGCGCCTGCTTCACCCTGCAGGTCCGCACGGACCGCATGGACGAGTACGTCGAGCGCCACGCCGCCGTATGGCCCGAGATGCTCCGCGCGCTCCACGACACCGGCTGGACCAACTACTCCCTCTTCCTGCGCGAGGACGGCCTGCTCGTCGGCTACCTCGAGACGCCTGACCTCGCCGCCGCGCAGGAGGGCATGGCCCGCACCGACGTGAACGCCCGCTGGCAGGCGGAGATGGCCGAGTTCTTCGTCGACCTCGACCTCCCGCCCGACCAGGGCTTCTGGCAGCTGGCCGAGGTCTTCCACCTCGAGGACCAGCTCGCTGCCCACACCCCCACCAGCACGGCCACCGACTCACCCACTCCCACAGCTCAGGACCCGTCATGA
- the rhaS gene encoding rhamnose ABC transporter substrate-binding protein yields MKFHTRRPIALAAIILTASAALTACGSDDGGDSGSDSGSDGGGELSMTMLPKNLGNPYFDTSTAGAEAAAEDLGIEIEEVGPETASPDAQVSYINTVAQQGKDALILSANDPEALCDAIDEARSADVKVITFDADTNPDCRDLFINQATAEGIAAKQLELISEQIGGKGEIAILSAAANATNQNAWIDMMEKELADNPDYADIELVDTVYGDDDDQKSFDQTEALLQNHPDLKGIISPTTVGIAAAARYLSDSSSKGKVALTGLGTPNQMREYVENGTVESFALWNPSDLGALATYAAAALANGDISGEEGDSFEAGDLGEFEVGADGVVLLGEPFTFDADNIGDFDF; encoded by the coding sequence ATGAAGTTCCACACCCGGCGGCCGATCGCTCTGGCTGCGATCATCCTCACCGCCTCCGCGGCGCTCACCGCGTGCGGCAGCGACGACGGCGGCGACAGCGGCTCCGACAGCGGCAGCGACGGCGGCGGCGAGCTCAGCATGACGATGCTGCCGAAGAACCTCGGCAACCCCTACTTCGACACCAGCACCGCCGGCGCCGAGGCAGCAGCCGAGGACCTCGGTATCGAGATCGAGGAGGTCGGCCCCGAGACCGCCAGCCCCGACGCCCAGGTGTCCTACATCAACACCGTCGCCCAGCAGGGCAAGGACGCCCTGATCCTGTCGGCCAACGACCCCGAGGCCCTGTGCGACGCGATCGACGAGGCCCGCAGCGCCGACGTCAAGGTCATCACCTTCGACGCCGACACCAACCCTGACTGCCGCGACCTGTTCATCAACCAGGCCACCGCCGAGGGCATCGCCGCCAAGCAGCTCGAGCTGATCTCCGAGCAGATCGGCGGCAAGGGCGAGATCGCCATCCTCTCCGCCGCCGCCAACGCGACCAACCAGAACGCGTGGATCGACATGATGGAGAAGGAGCTCGCCGACAACCCCGACTACGCCGACATCGAGCTCGTCGACACGGTCTACGGCGACGACGACGACCAGAAGTCCTTCGACCAGACCGAGGCGCTGCTGCAGAACCACCCCGACCTCAAGGGCATCATCTCGCCCACCACGGTCGGGATCGCGGCCGCGGCCCGCTACCTGTCGGACTCCTCCTCCAAGGGCAAGGTCGCGCTGACCGGCCTGGGCACCCCCAACCAGATGCGTGAGTACGTCGAGAACGGCACCGTCGAGTCCTTCGCGCTGTGGAACCCGAGCGACCTCGGCGCCCTGGCCACCTACGCCGCGGCCGCCCTGGCCAACGGCGACATCTCGGGCGAGGAGGGTGACTCCTTCGAGGCCGGTGACCTCGGCGAGTTCGAGGTCGGCGCCGACGGCGTCGTCCTGCTCGGTGAGCCGTTCACCTTCGACGCCGACAACATCGGCGACTTCGACTTCTGA